Proteins co-encoded in one Streptomyces sp. NBC_01283 genomic window:
- a CDS encoding iron ABC transporter permease, with the protein MVVTATPSATPERAVASPSGAVAVTAGLVLLVAVLAVVDITQGTASVGPGEVWRALTGQAEQGDSSVVIASRMPRMVAGILVGVALGAAGAALQAVSRNVLAAPDTLAVNAGSYLALTLLVASGATAPLFASSGVAFIGGLAAAGVVLALAGRGGGTVRLVLAGSALALGLNAITEALLLLFPEQTQGMYQWGQGSISQNGFDGVAEMAPVVLVALAGLLLIARRIDALALGDDAARGLGIPVRGTRVAAVVLASLLSAGSVTLAGPIAFVGLCAPALVRPVAGRVRGLLRHRIRIPVAGLVGAALVLGSDVLLRAVTSSQVAVTVPTGVITSVVGAVFLVVMAMRTRDGAGAAAPDKLRIPSRAAYLITVVLLVGALVGVTIAAVLVGDSTFLLGDVVNWARGQSGQAITFVLDTRVPRVLAALLAGAALALSGTLVQSVTRNPLAEPGVLGVSGGAALGAIILVTSAPGAGSWSIAGAAFAGAAVSSVVVFGLAAKGGFQNTRLVLVGIGVSSGTMALISLLIVLTDRFSATKALIWLSGSTYGRSGTDVLPVAAVLVAGAVVALARRKELDLVSLDEDTPRLLGLDLARGRLGFLVVSVLLSATAVAAAGTIGFVGLVAPHAARALVGRRHVRVVPVAMLLGASLVCLADLLGRTVIAPAQLGAGLMTAVVGTPYFVYLLVRSRR; encoded by the coding sequence GTGGTCGTCACCGCAACGCCCTCAGCCACGCCCGAGCGCGCGGTCGCGTCCCCATCGGGCGCGGTCGCGGTGACGGCCGGTCTCGTTCTTCTGGTCGCCGTCCTCGCCGTCGTCGACATCACGCAAGGCACCGCGTCCGTCGGCCCGGGCGAGGTGTGGCGGGCCCTCACCGGCCAGGCCGAGCAGGGCGACTCCTCCGTCGTCATCGCCTCACGCATGCCGCGCATGGTCGCCGGGATCCTCGTCGGCGTCGCGCTCGGCGCGGCGGGCGCCGCGCTCCAGGCCGTCAGCCGCAACGTGCTCGCGGCACCGGACACCCTTGCCGTCAACGCCGGTTCGTATCTCGCGCTGACCCTCCTGGTCGCCAGTGGCGCCACGGCGCCGCTGTTCGCCTCGTCGGGCGTGGCGTTCATCGGCGGCCTCGCGGCTGCCGGCGTCGTCCTCGCGCTCGCCGGACGCGGTGGCGGCACCGTCCGCCTCGTCCTCGCCGGCAGCGCGCTCGCCCTCGGGCTCAACGCCATCACCGAGGCGCTGCTCCTGCTGTTCCCCGAACAGACACAGGGGATGTACCAGTGGGGCCAGGGAAGCATCAGCCAGAACGGCTTCGACGGAGTGGCCGAGATGGCACCGGTCGTCCTGGTCGCGCTGGCGGGCCTGCTGCTCATCGCCCGCCGCATCGACGCCCTGGCCCTGGGCGACGACGCCGCGCGCGGCCTGGGCATCCCGGTTCGCGGCACCCGCGTCGCGGCCGTCGTCCTCGCCTCGCTGCTCTCGGCGGGGTCGGTGACGCTGGCCGGGCCGATCGCCTTCGTCGGACTGTGCGCTCCGGCCCTGGTACGGCCGGTCGCCGGCCGCGTCCGCGGCCTCCTGCGCCACCGGATCCGCATCCCGGTGGCGGGACTCGTGGGCGCCGCCCTCGTGCTGGGCTCCGACGTGCTGCTGCGCGCCGTGACGTCCTCCCAGGTCGCGGTCACCGTGCCCACGGGCGTCATCACCAGCGTCGTCGGCGCCGTGTTCCTCGTCGTCATGGCGATGCGCACCCGCGACGGCGCCGGGGCCGCTGCGCCGGACAAGCTGCGCATCCCGAGCCGGGCCGCCTACCTCATCACGGTGGTACTCCTCGTGGGCGCACTGGTCGGCGTCACGATCGCCGCGGTGCTCGTCGGCGACAGCACGTTCCTGCTCGGCGACGTGGTCAACTGGGCCCGCGGCCAGTCGGGCCAGGCCATCACCTTCGTCCTCGACACCCGCGTGCCACGGGTGCTTGCCGCGCTCCTCGCGGGTGCCGCACTCGCACTGTCCGGCACGCTCGTGCAGTCGGTGACCCGCAATCCGCTCGCGGAACCCGGCGTCCTCGGCGTCTCCGGCGGAGCGGCGCTCGGCGCCATCATCCTCGTCACCTCGGCACCGGGCGCCGGATCATGGAGCATCGCGGGTGCCGCGTTCGCCGGCGCAGCGGTCAGCTCCGTGGTCGTCTTCGGGCTCGCGGCGAAGGGGGGCTTCCAGAACACCCGGCTCGTCCTCGTCGGCATCGGTGTGTCCTCGGGAACGATGGCGCTCATCAGCCTGCTGATCGTGCTCACCGACCGGTTCAGCGCGACCAAGGCGCTGATCTGGCTCTCGGGTTCCACCTACGGGCGGAGCGGCACCGACGTCCTGCCGGTCGCGGCCGTGCTCGTGGCCGGCGCGGTCGTGGCCCTCGCCCGCCGCAAGGAACTCGACCTCGTGTCGCTCGACGAGGACACCCCGCGCCTCCTGGGCCTCGACCTGGCCCGCGGACGCCTCGGGTTCCTCGTCGTGAGCGTGCTGCTCAGCGCCACCGCGGTGGCCGCGGCCGGCACGATCGGCTTCGTGGGACTCGTGGCGCCGCACGCGGCACGCGCGCTGGTGGGCCGACGCCACGTACGGGTCGTCCCGGTGGCGATGCTGCTCGGTGCGTCCCTCGTCTGCCTGGCCGACCTGCTGGGCCGCACGGTGATAGCCCCGGCCCAACTGGGTGCGGGACTCATGACGGCGGTCGTCGGTACGCCGTACTTCGTGTACCTGCTCGTACGCAGCCGCCGATAG
- a CDS encoding carbonic anhydrase: MKSLIDNARSFAATHVAAPHNTAAFQALGAGQSPEALFVTCSDSRVVPALITGARPGELFELRTAGNVVPPYPSGEDASPDNRPMSEAATIEYAVCVLGVRDIVVCGHSHCGAVGALVRGEDLSSVPAVRDWLDHSVAPDAALRSLTASSEDAADVAEAVQTHVLAQVERLRAYPCVRERVDDGSLTLHAWYYEVHTGTVIAHRPSSDDQRAFGPL; this comes from the coding sequence ATGAAGTCCCTGATCGACAACGCCCGTTCCTTCGCCGCGACGCACGTCGCGGCCCCGCACAACACCGCGGCCTTCCAGGCCCTGGGGGCCGGGCAATCGCCCGAAGCCCTGTTCGTCACGTGCTCCGACTCACGCGTCGTACCGGCCCTGATCACCGGCGCACGCCCTGGCGAACTCTTCGAACTCCGTACGGCGGGCAACGTCGTACCGCCCTACCCCTCCGGAGAAGACGCCAGCCCGGACAACCGCCCCATGAGCGAGGCGGCCACCATCGAGTACGCGGTGTGCGTGCTCGGGGTCCGCGACATCGTCGTCTGCGGACACTCGCACTGCGGAGCGGTGGGCGCCCTGGTGAGAGGCGAAGACCTCTCGTCCGTGCCGGCCGTGCGCGACTGGCTGGACCACTCCGTCGCCCCGGACGCCGCCCTGCGGTCCCTGACCGCGTCCTCCGAGGACGCGGCGGACGTGGCCGAAGCCGTACAGACACACGTGCTCGCGCAAGTGGAGAGGCTGCGCGCGTACCCCTGCGTGAGAGAGCGCGTCGACGACGGCTCACTGACCCTGCACGCCTGGTACTACGAGGTGCACACGGGCACGGTCATCGCCCATCGCCCCTCGTCCGACGACCAGCGGGCTTTCGGTCCGCTGTGA
- a CDS encoding GNAT family N-acetyltransferase, whose product MDMEVRPATVFEDVRAVLGPKSPTANVCWCLSHRIPSKLNNELRGPDRGEYVAELCRAEPAPGVLAYDGDEPVGWAAVAPRAETSFARNRKIPHVDDLPVWSLWCVRVRPGHRKQGISRALIAAAVEFARAQGAPAVEAYPLDNGDAKVDLTMAYAGLRKNFERAGFSHAADTTSVLAGHPRILMRLDLR is encoded by the coding sequence ATGGACATGGAAGTGCGCCCGGCCACGGTCTTCGAGGACGTCCGGGCCGTGCTCGGCCCGAAGTCGCCCACCGCCAACGTCTGCTGGTGCCTGAGTCACCGCATCCCGTCCAAGCTCAACAACGAACTTCGAGGGCCGGACCGCGGCGAATACGTCGCCGAGCTGTGCCGTGCGGAACCCGCTCCGGGGGTGCTCGCCTACGACGGTGACGAACCGGTGGGCTGGGCCGCCGTGGCGCCGCGCGCGGAAACCTCCTTCGCGCGCAATCGCAAGATCCCCCACGTCGACGATCTGCCGGTCTGGTCCCTGTGGTGCGTCCGGGTGCGCCCCGGCCATCGGAAGCAGGGGATCTCGCGCGCCCTCATCGCCGCCGCGGTCGAGTTCGCCCGCGCCCAGGGCGCACCGGCGGTCGAGGCGTACCCGCTCGACAACGGCGACGCCAAGGTCGACCTGACGATGGCGTACGCCGGGCTCCGGAAGAACTTCGAGCGCGCCGGGTTCAGTCACGCCGCCGACACGACGTCCGTGCTCGCCGGTCACCCCCGGATCCTGATGCGGCTCGACCTGCGCTGA
- a CDS encoding NAD(P)H-binding protein: protein MIVVTTPTGQIGRDVLDLLLESPQATAGIRVIARDPARLPARVRAQAEVIQGSHADPMILKEACAGADRVFWLVPPTPRADSVEVHFRAFTTPLCEVIADTGIQQVVAVSTLGRSVAKNAGPISASLAMDEAIEATGVHYRALCPPFLMENLLGQADAIRDAGAFFLALEEDAVVRLCATGDIAAAAARLLLDDSWTGQADVPLVGPDDLSPTGMAQVISEVLGRAVRVQRTSSADYKATMLRYGASEAWAQGLADMTDALNTQGFYGASAPSTPGSAPTDFRQWCEQVLRPAVHP from the coding sequence ATGATCGTCGTCACCACCCCCACCGGCCAGATCGGCCGCGATGTCCTCGACCTCCTGCTCGAATCCCCGCAGGCGACCGCGGGAATCCGGGTGATCGCCCGCGACCCGGCCCGTCTGCCGGCGCGGGTGCGCGCGCAGGCAGAGGTCATACAGGGCTCGCATGCCGATCCCATGATCCTGAAGGAGGCCTGCGCGGGCGCCGACCGCGTGTTCTGGCTGGTGCCCCCGACACCTCGGGCCGACAGCGTCGAGGTCCACTTCCGCGCCTTCACCACGCCGCTGTGCGAGGTGATCGCGGACACGGGCATCCAACAGGTCGTCGCTGTCTCCACCTTGGGCCGCTCGGTGGCGAAGAACGCCGGGCCGATCTCGGCGTCGCTGGCCATGGACGAGGCGATCGAGGCCACGGGTGTGCACTACCGGGCGCTGTGCCCGCCGTTCCTGATGGAGAACCTGCTGGGCCAGGCCGATGCGATCCGCGATGCGGGTGCGTTCTTCCTGGCACTGGAGGAGGACGCCGTAGTACGCCTTTGCGCGACCGGCGACATCGCCGCCGCGGCGGCCCGGCTGCTTCTGGACGATTCCTGGACGGGACAGGCTGACGTCCCCCTGGTCGGACCGGACGACCTGTCACCCACGGGCATGGCCCAGGTCATCTCCGAGGTCCTCGGCCGGGCGGTACGCGTACAACGGACCAGCAGCGCGGACTACAAGGCGACGATGCTGCGTTACGGCGCGAGCGAGGCCTGGGCACAGGGCCTCGCCGACATGACGGACGCCTTGAACACACAGGGCTTCTACGGCGCCTCCGCCCCGAGCACCCCCGGGTCCGCACCGACGGACTTCCGCCAGTGGTGCGAACAGGTACTCCGCCCGGCAGTCCACCCGTAG
- a CDS encoding SulP family inorganic anion transporter, which yields MSSFLSSLPAPFRSLREPGVARQDFLASLVVFLVALPLCVGVAVASGVPAELGLVTGIVGGLVVGLLPGSALQVSGPAAGLTVLVFEAVQEFGLGMLGAIVLLTGALQIVLGLLRCGRWFRAISVSVVQGMLAGIGLVLILGQLYTMAGAEQPRSGVDKIAGLPGLLVDMLGDTTALTATAVGLGTIAVLILWPKLPAAARVVPAPLAAVALATAVTAGLGLDVANVTVRGLVDAIQPPGFGDLAALGSVAVLGTVLAFTLIASAESLFSAAAVDRMHDGPRTQYDKELVAQGVGNTVCGVLGALPMTAVIVRSSANVEAGARTPLSRILHGAWLLLFAVLLPTALGIIPLAALAGVLVHAGCKLIPTKEIVPLARAHRGEAVVLTVTAIAIVVTNMFEGVVLGLILAVVKSAWETSHINVDVRELTDGRLVVTLTGNATFLRLPRILETLEALPKDRPIELDLTVVRHLDHACRTTLENWALRHNDSGTEAVRMKTSPVAASGAGSPAAKAQAPH from the coding sequence ATGTCCTCCTTCCTCTCCTCCCTTCCCGCCCCCTTCCGCTCGCTGCGTGAACCGGGCGTCGCGCGCCAGGACTTCCTCGCCTCGCTCGTCGTATTCCTCGTCGCCCTGCCGCTGTGCGTCGGCGTGGCCGTCGCCTCCGGCGTACCGGCCGAACTGGGCCTGGTCACCGGCATCGTCGGCGGCCTGGTCGTCGGCCTCCTGCCGGGCAGCGCCCTGCAGGTGAGCGGACCCGCCGCCGGACTGACCGTGCTCGTCTTCGAGGCGGTCCAGGAGTTCGGGCTCGGCATGCTCGGCGCCATCGTGCTGCTCACCGGCGCCCTGCAGATCGTCCTCGGCCTGCTGCGCTGCGGCCGGTGGTTCCGCGCCATCTCCGTGTCCGTGGTCCAGGGCATGCTCGCGGGCATCGGCCTCGTGCTGATCCTCGGTCAGCTCTACACCATGGCCGGGGCCGAGCAGCCGCGCTCCGGCGTCGACAAGATAGCCGGGCTCCCCGGGCTGCTGGTCGACATGCTGGGCGACACCACCGCACTGACCGCCACGGCCGTGGGCCTCGGCACCATCGCCGTGCTCATCCTCTGGCCGAAGCTGCCCGCCGCCGCCCGCGTGGTGCCCGCCCCGCTGGCGGCCGTCGCGCTGGCCACCGCCGTGACCGCCGGTCTTGGCCTGGACGTCGCGAACGTGACGGTGCGCGGCCTGGTCGACGCCATCCAGCCGCCGGGCTTCGGCGACCTGGCCGCGCTCGGCAGTGTGGCCGTGCTCGGCACGGTCCTGGCGTTCACCCTGATCGCCTCCGCCGAATCGCTGTTCAGCGCCGCGGCCGTCGACCGCATGCATGACGGGCCCCGCACGCAGTACGACAAGGAGCTCGTCGCCCAGGGCGTCGGCAACACGGTGTGCGGCGTGCTCGGCGCGCTGCCGATGACGGCGGTCATCGTCCGCAGCTCGGCCAACGTCGAGGCCGGTGCCCGCACCCCGCTCTCACGCATCCTGCACGGCGCGTGGCTGCTGCTGTTCGCCGTGCTGCTGCCGACCGCGCTCGGCATCATCCCGCTGGCGGCACTCGCCGGTGTCCTGGTGCACGCGGGCTGCAAACTGATCCCCACCAAGGAGATCGTCCCGCTCGCCCGCGCCCACCGGGGCGAGGCCGTCGTCCTGACCGTCACCGCGATCGCCATCGTGGTGACCAACATGTTCGAGGGTGTCGTACTCGGCCTGATCCTCGCGGTGGTCAAGTCCGCCTGGGAGACCTCCCACATCAACGTGGACGTCCGGGAACTGACCGACGGCCGGCTGGTCGTGACCCTCACGGGCAACGCGACGTTCCTGCGCCTGCCCCGCATCCTGGAGACGCTGGAGGCCCTGCCCAAGGACCGGCCCATAGAGCTGGACCTGACCGTCGTGCGCCACTTGGACCACGCCTGCCGTACGACGCTGGAGAACTGGGCGCTGCGGCACAACGACAGCGGTACGGAGGCGGTGCGGATGAAGACGTCTCCGGTAGCCGCATCCGGGGCCGGGAGTCCCGCCGCGAAGGCACAGGCACCGCACTGA
- a CDS encoding LysR family transcriptional regulator, producing MESRPLRYFLAVAEELNFARAAERLGISPPPLSRAIRQLEAELGVTLFERTTHSVALTPAGSMLLAEARIALDALQAAGRRAQRAAASDPKLVLAVKADGDAGLLEPILARFAAEPAALPVAVRLCGWHEQPRLLRLGEADAALVHEPFDRTGLDVETLVAEPRVAALAATHPLAARDRLSLADLDLRPGDVHQYVEDIRTESRDLAQLLTLVGLGGPIPLLPASVAARYPRPGVVYRPVQDAPPVILAIAWPQQSCSTATAALVRAAASVAEEVREGGADA from the coding sequence GTGGAGTCTCGTCCGCTGCGCTATTTCCTCGCCGTCGCCGAGGAGCTCAACTTCGCCCGCGCCGCCGAACGGCTCGGCATCTCCCCGCCACCGCTGTCCCGCGCGATCCGCCAGCTGGAGGCGGAGCTCGGCGTCACCCTCTTCGAGCGCACCACCCACAGCGTGGCGCTCACCCCGGCCGGATCGATGCTCCTGGCGGAGGCCAGGATCGCCCTGGACGCTCTGCAGGCCGCCGGGCGGCGGGCACAGCGCGCGGCAGCCTCCGACCCGAAGCTGGTCCTGGCGGTGAAAGCCGACGGGGACGCGGGACTTCTGGAGCCGATCCTGGCGCGCTTCGCGGCGGAACCGGCCGCCCTGCCCGTGGCCGTCCGGCTGTGCGGCTGGCACGAGCAGCCACGGCTGCTGCGCCTGGGCGAGGCCGACGCGGCCCTGGTCCACGAGCCGTTCGACCGCACCGGCCTGGACGTCGAGACACTGGTCGCCGAACCACGCGTCGCCGCCCTCGCCGCCACCCACCCGCTCGCCGCCCGTGACCGGCTCTCCCTCGCCGACCTCGACCTGCGCCCCGGCGACGTGCACCAGTACGTCGAGGACATCCGCACCGAGAGCCGCGACCTGGCCCAACTGCTCACGCTCGTCGGCCTCGGCGGTCCGATCCCGCTGCTGCCCGCCTCGGTCGCCGCCCGCTATCCCCGCCCGGGTGTCGTCTACCGGCCCGTCCAGGACGCGCCGCCCGTGATCCTGGCCATCGCCTGGCCGCAGCAGTCCTGTTCGACGGCCACGGCGGCCCTGGTCCGCGCCGCCGCGTCCGTGGCCGAGGAAGTGCGGGAGGGCGGGGCGGACGCGTAG
- a CDS encoding ABC transporter substrate-binding protein, whose translation MRRPLIAATAATAVALILAGCGSSEPAKTSAEKKSEPITLTDANGKTVKLDGPAKKVVGTEWNVVESLVTLGVDPVGVADVKGYKAWDSAVPLKNDPKDIGTRGEPSMDTLAGLTPDLIVTTTDMSASAVKQMKRVGPVLQVKAADASDQVGQMFDTLDVIAKATGTTDEAKKAKESYDAKVAEGRKALKEAKLDGSKIAFADGYAASNQVSLRGYTSTSLLGAVNEDLGLKNAWKIKGDKDYGLATTDVEGLTALGDDVRFVYIGNKGDDSSDVFTDELADNSVWKSLPFVKDDEVHRLDDGIWMFGGPGAMEAYIDALVDTLTK comes from the coding sequence ATGAGACGCCCCCTCATCGCCGCGACGGCCGCCACCGCCGTGGCCCTCATCCTGGCCGGTTGCGGCTCCTCCGAGCCCGCGAAGACCAGTGCGGAAAAGAAGTCCGAGCCGATCACCCTCACCGACGCCAACGGCAAGACGGTGAAGCTCGACGGCCCGGCCAAGAAGGTCGTGGGAACCGAGTGGAACGTCGTCGAGTCCCTGGTGACCCTCGGCGTCGACCCCGTCGGTGTCGCGGACGTCAAGGGCTACAAGGCGTGGGACTCGGCCGTTCCGCTGAAGAACGACCCCAAGGACATCGGCACCCGCGGTGAGCCGAGCATGGACACCCTCGCCGGTCTCACCCCCGACCTCATCGTCACCACGACCGACATGTCGGCCTCCGCCGTCAAGCAGATGAAGAGGGTCGGCCCCGTCCTCCAGGTCAAGGCCGCCGACGCCTCCGACCAGGTGGGCCAGATGTTCGACACCCTGGACGTCATAGCCAAGGCCACCGGCACGACGGACGAGGCCAAGAAGGCCAAGGAGTCGTACGACGCGAAGGTCGCCGAAGGCAGGAAGGCGCTGAAGGAGGCCAAGCTCGACGGCTCGAAGATCGCCTTCGCCGACGGCTACGCCGCCTCCAACCAGGTCTCCCTGCGCGGCTACACCAGCACCTCCCTGCTCGGCGCCGTCAACGAGGACCTCGGCCTGAAGAACGCCTGGAAGATCAAGGGCGACAAGGACTACGGCCTCGCCACCACCGACGTCGAGGGCCTCACCGCGCTCGGCGACGACGTGCGGTTCGTCTACATCGGCAACAAGGGCGACGACAGCTCCGACGTGTTCACCGACGAACTCGCCGACAACTCCGTCTGGAAGTCGCTGCCGTTCGTCAAGGACGACGAGGTCCACCGACTGGACGACGGCATCTGGATGTTCGGCGGACCCGGGGCGATGGAGGCGTACATCGACGCCCTCGTCGACACCCTGACGAAGTAG
- a CDS encoding NAD(P)H-binding protein — protein sequence MTIVVTTPTGHVGMRVVRLLLQAGARPRVIVRDPARLDAATRALVDVRQGDLTDADFVREATQGARTVFWVDPTPHTDPEPVEASRAVGAGYARAMRDNGIARAVLLSSIGAERRHGVGHIDGLARIEEQLDATGADVLHLRCGYFFTNLLFDLDDLARGALTSTADPRAVMPWVDPRDIGDVVAARLLSDSWRGRVVQAVHGPEDLTYPRVTEILSGVLQYPVRLESITDDGVRDALRAAGLPPGAVEGIVGMTAGSRDLVPEQARDLTTTTPTTLGSWAYQHLRPKLLATADEPTV from the coding sequence TTGACCATCGTCGTCACCACTCCGACCGGCCACGTCGGCATGCGTGTCGTCCGGCTCCTGCTGCAGGCAGGGGCCCGCCCGCGTGTCATCGTCCGCGACCCCGCCCGACTGGATGCCGCCACCCGGGCCCTGGTCGACGTACGCCAGGGCGATCTGACGGACGCCGACTTCGTCCGCGAGGCGACACAAGGCGCGCGCACCGTCTTCTGGGTCGACCCCACTCCGCACACGGACCCCGAACCGGTGGAGGCCTCACGCGCGGTCGGTGCCGGATACGCGCGGGCGATGCGGGACAACGGCATTGCCCGGGCCGTCCTGCTGAGCAGCATCGGCGCCGAGCGGCGCCACGGAGTGGGGCACATCGACGGCCTGGCAAGGATCGAGGAACAACTGGACGCCACGGGCGCCGATGTCCTCCACCTGCGCTGCGGCTACTTCTTCACGAACCTCCTGTTCGACCTGGATGACCTGGCCCGAGGGGCGCTGACCAGCACCGCCGACCCGCGCGCCGTCATGCCGTGGGTCGACCCCCGCGACATCGGGGACGTGGTCGCCGCCCGGCTCCTGAGCGACAGCTGGCGTGGCCGCGTGGTCCAGGCCGTCCATGGCCCGGAGGACCTCACGTATCCGCGCGTCACCGAGATTCTCTCGGGGGTCCTGCAATATCCGGTCAGGCTGGAGAGCATCACCGACGACGGTGTACGTGACGCACTCCGCGCGGCGGGGCTGCCGCCCGGCGCGGTGGAGGGGATCGTCGGCATGACCGCCGGATCGCGCGATCTCGTCCCCGAGCAAGCGCGCGACCTGACGACAACGACCCCCACCACTCTGGGGAGTTGGGCCTACCAGCACCTGCGCCCGAAGCTGCTCGCCACAGCGGACGAGCCGACTGTCTGA
- a CDS encoding DUF5709 domain-containing protein translates to MGDEVYQPDAEEVREDEGILDAEDTLSDRGADPYDEGWSPPERPLGVAHTGTTAQEQQEGESLAERLSEERPDPTLEVPDPAADDDGIGDTTDTDGEPIDEAEVGDARAGRLVAPDEGASGDPEHDAAQDMIGEDMGIDGGAASAEEAAVHVIDGDADARDSAG, encoded by the coding sequence ATGGGCGACGAGGTCTACCAGCCCGATGCCGAGGAGGTCCGTGAGGACGAGGGCATCCTCGATGCGGAGGACACGCTCAGCGACCGCGGGGCGGATCCGTACGACGAGGGCTGGTCGCCTCCCGAGAGGCCCCTCGGAGTGGCCCACACCGGTACCACCGCTCAGGAGCAGCAGGAGGGCGAGAGCCTGGCCGAACGCCTCTCCGAGGAGCGGCCCGACCCCACGCTCGAGGTTCCCGATCCGGCCGCGGACGACGACGGCATCGGGGACACGACCGACACCGACGGCGAGCCGATCGACGAGGCGGAGGTGGGAGACGCCCGCGCCGGACGCCTGGTCGCCCCGGACGAAGGGGCGAGCGGGGACCCGGAGCACGACGCCGCACAGGACATGATCGGCGAGGACATGGGCATCGACGGCGGAGCGGCCTCCGCCGAGGAGGCCGCGGTGCATGTCATCGACGGGGACGCCGACGCGAGGGACTCCGCGGGCTGA
- a CDS encoding MFS transporter, whose translation MTATVTRPGEGASPRVLRRVLTVLVLSQALGGAGMAAGITVGALLAEDLLGSTGLAGLPTALFTAGAALGAALIGRVSQRLGRRPGLALGHGIAALGSAGVVAAAAGQWAGLLLVSLFVYGAGTATGLLARYAGADLAPPERRGRATGTVLLATTLGAVAGPNLVGPTGALAHAYGIPRLAGPFLLAALAYTAAGLVLLIWLRPDPLFLARLQPPHDATAAPVPQADAPATSSAPRPPERFSPGVVTGATVMITAQLVMIAVMTMTPLHMTGHGHSTQAAGFVIALHVGAMFLPSPLSGLLADRIGRLPVAAASGAVLLSAGVLAGLAPPDSVPLLACALVLLGVGWNLALVSGTALITDAAPADSRASVQGLADVGMSLAGATGGMASGLVVAGGGYPLLAMAAGTLAVAVIPAVALRGATA comes from the coding sequence ATGACCGCAACCGTCACGCGGCCCGGAGAAGGGGCGTCGCCCCGCGTACTGCGGCGCGTGTTGACCGTACTCGTCCTCTCGCAGGCACTCGGCGGCGCGGGCATGGCGGCCGGCATCACGGTCGGCGCGCTGCTCGCCGAGGATCTGCTCGGTTCCACGGGCCTGGCCGGACTGCCGACCGCGCTGTTCACCGCGGGCGCGGCCCTGGGCGCCGCGCTCATCGGGCGGGTCTCCCAACGCCTGGGGCGACGCCCCGGCCTTGCGCTCGGCCATGGCATCGCCGCGCTCGGCAGCGCCGGGGTCGTGGCGGCGGCCGCAGGGCAGTGGGCGGGGCTGCTGCTGGTGTCGCTCTTCGTGTACGGGGCGGGTACGGCCACCGGGCTGCTCGCCCGGTACGCGGGCGCCGATCTCGCGCCGCCCGAGCGGCGGGGCCGCGCCACCGGCACGGTACTGCTGGCCACGACGCTGGGCGCGGTCGCGGGACCCAACCTGGTCGGCCCGACCGGCGCGCTCGCACACGCCTACGGCATCCCGCGGCTGGCCGGGCCCTTCCTGCTTGCGGCACTCGCCTACACGGCCGCGGGTCTTGTGCTGCTCATCTGGCTGCGCCCCGACCCGCTGTTCCTGGCCCGCCTCCAGCCGCCGCATGACGCCACGGCCGCACCCGTACCGCAAGCTGACGCACCGGCCACCTCAAGTGCGCCCCGGCCGCCGGAGCGCTTCTCCCCCGGCGTGGTCACGGGTGCCACAGTGATGATCACCGCCCAGCTGGTGATGATCGCCGTGATGACGATGACTCCCCTGCACATGACCGGGCACGGCCACAGCACTCAGGCCGCGGGGTTCGTCATCGCGCTGCACGTGGGCGCGATGTTCCTGCCCTCGCCGCTGAGTGGACTGCTCGCCGACCGGATCGGCCGGCTGCCCGTGGCGGCTGCTTCCGGGGCCGTCCTGCTGAGCGCGGGCGTGCTCGCCGGGCTCGCCCCGCCGGACAGCGTGCCGCTGCTGGCCTGTGCGCTCGTCCTGCTGGGCGTGGGCTGGAACCTGGCACTGGTCAGCGGCACGGCTCTGATCACGGATGCGGCCCCCGCCGACAGCCGTGCCTCGGTGCAGGGCCTGGCCGACGTGGGCATGTCCTTGGCGGGCGCGACGGGTGGCATGGCCTCGGGCCTGGTGGTGGCGGGCGGCGGCTATCCGCTTCTGGCGATGGCCGCGGGCACGCTGGCCGTCGCGGTGATCCCGGCGGTCGCTCTCCGTGGGGCTACAGCCTGA